The DNA segment GCCCTGGCGGCACCGCTTCATGGCCGACGACGCGCTGCGCGCGGCCACGCCGGTGCTGCGGGTGGTGCACGCCTCCGCGCTCAGGGTCCTCGAGGAGAACGGCGTGAACACGGAGAAGTTCGGCAACCGGTCGTCGATCCTCAGCGGACTGGTGCAGGACCCGACGCCGCGGAAGGCGGACCTCTACGACGCGTAGGCCTCCGGCGGTTCGGCGGGGGCGTACGGGTTCTGACGGTGGGGTTGCTGGGGGCTGCCGCCCCCAGGCCCCCGCTTTCGGCCCTTGAGGGGCCTCGTCCTCAGACGCCGGACGGGCTGAGTGGTGCGGGCGGTGTCGAACGCGGTGGCGGTCAGGCCGTGGGCCAGGCGTCTGCCAGCATCTTGCGGGTGTCCGCGAGGAGCTGCGGCAGGACCTTGGTGTGGCCCACCACGGGCATGAAGTTCGTGTCGCCGCCCCAGCGGGGGACGATGTGCTGGTGCAGGTGGGCGGCGATGCCGGCGCCGGCCACCGTGCCCTGGTTCATGCCGATGTTGAAGCCGTGGGCGCCGGAGGCGGTGCGCAGGGCGGTCATGGCCTGCTTGGTCAGCTCGGCCAGTTCGGCGGTCTCCGGACCGGTCAGGTCGGTGTAGTCGGCCACGTGCCGGTAGGGCACGGTCATCAGGTGGCCGCCGTTGTACGGGTAGAGGTTCAGTACGGCGTACACGTGATCGCCACGGTGGACGATCAGACCGTCCTCGTCGGACTTGGCCGGGATCGAGCAGAACGGGCAGCCGTCGTCGGCTCCCGGGCCGCTCGGCTTGTTCTCGCCCTGGATGTAGGCCATCCGGTGGGGCGTCCACAGGCGCTGGAACGCGTCCTGCGTCCCCACTCCGATCTGCTGCTCCGGCTCACTCGTCATGCAAGGCAGCATATGGCTTCCCCCGTTCGCGGCGTGTCGGCGGGGCGGAGGGAGCGCGGTGACCGGCCAAGCTTGGCCGGTGGACGACGACAGCCGTATGCGGCGCTGGCAGCGGTGGACGGACCGCCCGCTGGCCGTCGCCTCACTGGTCTATCTCGGCGCCTACGCGGTGCACGTCCTCGCGCCGGGCCTGCCCGGGCCCGTGCACGACCTGCTGCTGTCGCTGTCGTGCGCCGCCTGGGCGTTCTTCGTCGGCGACTACGTGGTGCGCTGGCGGCTCAGCGGCGAGAGGCTGCCGCGGTTCGTGCGGCGGCACTGGCTGGACACGGTGGTCATGGTGCTGCCACTGCTGCGGCCGGTACGGATCGTGCGGACGTACGAGCTGGTCGAGCGGCGGCACGGACACACGCAGCTGCCCCTGCAGGCGCTCGTGATGCTCTACGCCGGGATGTCCTCGGTGCTGCTGGGCTTCGCCGGCGCACTGCAGGTGTACCAGTTCGAGCACACCGCCCCGCACGCCTCGATCCGTACCTTCGGGGACTCGGTGTGGTGGGTCTGCTCGACTCTGTCGACGGTCGGGTACGGCGACGTGGTGCCCGTGACGCCCAAGGGGCGGATCGTCGCGGTGGTCCTGATGATCTGCGGCCTGGCACTGCTGGGCGCGGTGACGGGCTCGTTCTCGTCGTGGCTGATGCAGCGGTTCGCCGGCGGCAGCGACAGGGAGGGCCCCCGGGGAAGTGATCCCCGGGGGCCCTGACGCCGTGCGCGCCGACCGGATGAGCAAGCGTCCGGATCAGACCTGGACGCGCTCCTCCACGACCTTCGCGATCTTCGCGATGGCCTCGTCGAACGGGATGCCGTTCTCCTGCGAGCCGTCGCGGTAGCGGAAGGACACCGAGTTGTTCGACATGTCCTCGTCGCCCGCGATGACCATGAAGGGCACCTTCTGCTTCTGGGCGTTGCGGATCTTCTTCTGCATGCGGTCGGAGGAGGAGTCCACCTCGACCCGCAGGCCCTTCTTCTTCGCCTCGGCCGCGAACTTCTCCAGGTACTCGATGTGGCCGTCGCCGATCGGGATGCCGATCGCCTGGACCGGGGCGAGCCACGCCGGGAAGGCACCCGCGTAGTGCTCCAGGAGCACCGCGAAGAACCGCTCGATGGAGCCGAACAGGGCGCGGTGGATCATGACCGGGCGCTGCTTGGAGCCGTCGGGGCCCGTGTACTCCAGGTTGAAGCGCTCGGGCAGGTTGAAGTCGAGCTGGATGGTCGACATCTGCCAGGTCCGGCCAATCGCGTCCTTGGCCTGGACGGAGATCTTCGGGCCGTAGAAGGCGGCGCCGCCCGGGTCGGGCACCAGGGGCAGGCCCTGCTTCTCGGCGACCTGGCGGAGCGTCTCGGTGGCCTCTTCCCAGGCCTCGTCCGAGCCGACGAACTTCTCCGGGTCCTTGGTGGAGAGCTCCAGGTAGAAGTCGGTCAGACCGTAGTCGCGCAGCAGGCCGAGGACGAAGGTGAGCGTCTTGTCGAGCTCCTCCGCCATCTGCTCGCGGGTGCAGTAGATGTGCGCGTCGTCCTGGGTGAAGCCGCGGGCACGGGTCAGGCCGTGCACGACGCCGGACTTCTCGTACCGGTACACGGTCCCGAACTCGAACAGACGCAGCGGCAGTTCGCGGTAGGAGCGGCCGCGCGCGTCGAAGATCAGGTTGTGCATCGGGCAGTTCATGGGCTTGAGGTAGTAGTCCACGCCCTCGTCGAGCTGCATGGGCGGGTACATGCCGTCGGCGTACCAGTCCAGGTGGCCCGAGGTCTCGAAGAGCTTCCCCTTCGTCGCGTGCGGGGTGTAGACGAACTCGTAGCCCTCCTCCTCGTGCCGGCGGCGCGAGTAGTCCTCCATCACGCGGCGGATGATGCCGCCCCTGGGGTGGAAGACGGCGAGGCCGGAGCCGATCTGCTCGGGGACGGAGAAGAGGTCCAGCTCGGAGCCGAGCTTGCGGTGGTCGCGCTTCTCGGCCTCGGCGAGGAAGTCCAGGTGCGCCTTGAGCTCGTCCTTGGACGGCCAGGCGGTGCCGTAGATGCGCTGGAGCATCGGGTTCTTCTCGCTGCCGCGCCAGTAGGCGGCCGCGTTGCGCATCAGCTTGAACGCCGGGATCAGCCGGGTGGAGGGCAGGTGGGGACCGCGGCAGAGGTCCTTCCAGCACAGCTCGCCGGTCTTGGCGTCCAGGTTGTCGTAGATCGACAGCTCTCCGGCGCCGACTTCGACGTCCGCGCCGTCGTCGGAGGAGGCCGAGCCCTTGAGGCCGATCAGCTCCAGCTTGTACGGCTCGTCGGCCAGCTCCGCGCGGGCCTCCTCGTCGGTGACGACGCGGCGGGAGAAGCGCTGGCCGCGCTTCTGGATCTCCTGCATCTTCTTCTCGATGGCCTTGAGGTCATCGGGGTGGAAGGGCTTCTCGACGTCGAAGTCGTAGTAGAAGCCGTCCTTGACGGGCGGGCCGATACCGAGCTTGGCCTCGGGGAACAGCTCCTGCACGGCCTGCGCCATGACGTGCGCGGTGGAGTGGCGCAGGATGTTCAGACCGTCCTCGGACGAGATCTCGACACCCTCGACCTCGTCGCCGTCGGACAGCTCGTGACTGAGGTCCTTCAGCTCGCCGCCCACACGCGCGGCAACGATCGAACGTTCGCCCGCGAAGAGGTCGGCGGCCGTAGTGCCCGTCGTCACCACGCGTTCTTCCCGCTCGGAATCGCGTTGGATGATCACACGGACGTCTGACACCGGTCTCTCCTGACTGAAGGTGGAAGCGGCGCCATACCAGGAGCGCGCGCACAAAGGATCGTACCGACCCGACACCGCCGACCGCGAAACGGTTACCGGCGGCCCTCGGTCAGGCCTCGCTCCCGTAGCCCTCGTCACAGGCCTCCCCGCAGGCCTCCTCGAAGAAATCGAGGTTCTCCTGGAGGGACTTCATCAGCCGGTCCCGCTCGGCCTCGTCCACCTGGACGGGTACGACTCCGGTGGCCCCGGTGAGCCTGCGGAAGCCACCCCGGCGCTCCAGCCGGCCGTGCACCCGCACCGGGAGGCCGACGAGGTGGGCATGGCCGGCGATGCGGTAGTCCTCCTCACCCAGGGTGACGCGGACATGCGGTACCTCGGCGCCGGCGAGCACGCGCAGCCGTACGGTGCCCTCGCCGCGCGGCGCGGACCGGTGCAGGCGGACCACGACGCCGGTGACGCGGACCGGCACGGAGGGTTCCTCCCGCAGGTAGCGCAGGCCGGCCGCGCACAGCACGGGCAGGTCGCCGGGCGAGAACTCGACGGGTTCGGCGGAGGCGGCGCAGCCCTCGGGGACGCCTGCTCCGGGGGCCCAGGCGACGGCGACGCGCGCGCCCTCGGTGCCCCGGACGAGTGTGCCGAGCGCCTCGGTCAGTTCGCGGCTGACGCCGGCCTCGACGGCGCCGTCGAAGGCGTCCATGCCGCCGGTGGCCCGCTGGTAGTCGATGGCCTCACGGGCGGCGTACAGGGCCTGGTGGAGGCGGACGGCGAGGGGGCGGGCGGCGGGCGCGGGCACGAAGGCGGTCAGTCCGCCGTCCCCGGCGGCGGGGCCGACCAGGACGTTCTCCAGCAGGGCGGCGGCGGGGCGCCGGTGCCGGGCGCCGTAGTAGCCGGCACGCGCGCGGGTGGCGAGCGCGGCCGCGAGCAGCATCCGCCGGGCCGCGGCACGCAGTTCCCCGTCCACGGTCCAGGGCGCGGCGCCGACCGGACCGCGGGGGGTGTCGCGCCACCAGCGGATCTCGTCGCTGGGCACGGCGAGGGAGATCAGCACTTCGCGTGCGGAGGGGGTGTCGCTGCGGGCGAGGGCCGCGAGGGCGTCGCCGAGCAGGTCGTCGCTGTCGGGGAAGGCGCGGCTCTCCGGGACCAGCAGGCTGGTCCCGGCGCCGGCGGGGTCCGGCGGGGTCCAGCGGCCGTACCGCCCGGGGGCGCCGCCGCGCCGGTGCCAGCCGTGCCGGCGCAGCAGGGCGCCGAGGACGGCCGGGTCGACCCGGGCGGGGTCGGGGGGCTGGTTCCAGGGGACGGTTCCGGGAGAGGTGTCGGGGTGCGGCCGCACCTGCCGGAGCGGCTCGTCGTACGGACGGCTCCTCATGGCCTGCCTCCGGTTCCGACCCGCGTCATGATCTCGCACAGCGCCCGGTCGTCGAAGATGCGCGAGGTCGGTATCCGCACGGTGGTCCGGTGCCGTCCGGTGACGGGGTGACCGGCGAGGTTGACCCAGTAGCAGCAGTGCCGCAGGTCGAGCCGGTCGTGGCCGGCGCGCAGCCAGTCGTCCTGGGAACGCGGGACGAGCATGACGACCAGGATCTTGTGCACCGAGACGGGTGTGCGGGCGAGTTTGCGCAGGTGGTCGTTGTCGAGGGTGAAGGAGAAGGAGGGGCCCGGGGGGTTGGGCGCGATCTGGTAGGTGCATTTGAGCTGCACCTTGATGGTGACCTCGTCGTCGACGGTGTGGCCGGGCGCGCTGTGGCTGACGTGCCAGTCGATGCCGTTGTCCGGGAACGGCTGGGACAGCGAGCAGCCCGCCGCGGCGGCGACCGCGTGCAGATAGCCGACCTGCAGGGTCTCCATGCAGGCGGTGGTGGCGAGGGTGCCGCGAAGGGCGCCCGAACGGTCGGGCAGCAGCCCGCCCCGCTCGGGCTGCGCTATGGCCATGACCAACAGCCTTCCAAACCAAGACTCTCCCCGGTGCGGGCCGCTGAACTGCAAAGACCCGTACTCCTGTTGTGTCCTTCCGGCGTACGGCGCAAACGGCCCGGGTATCACCAAACGGGCAGAAGACGGTACGTCATCTGCCGTGGGTGAACAAGGAGTTGGGTGGGATGGCGAACTGGTACGAGGGGCCGCTCGCGGCCTTCGACACGGAGACGACGGGCGTGGACGTCGAGACCGACCGAATCGTTTCGGCCGCCGTCGTCGTCCAGGACGCGCCGGGTACCCGGCCGCGGGTGGTCCGCTGGCTGGTGAACCCGGGGGTGCCGGTGCCCGAGGCGGCGACAGCGGTGCACGGGCTGACGGAGGAACACCTTCAGCACAACGGCCGCTGGCCCGCGCCGGTGATGTACGAGATAGCCGA comes from the Streptomyces sp. NBC_00820 genome and includes:
- a CDS encoding HIT family protein → MLPCMTSEPEQQIGVGTQDAFQRLWTPHRMAYIQGENKPSGPGADDGCPFCSIPAKSDEDGLIVHRGDHVYAVLNLYPYNGGHLMTVPYRHVADYTDLTGPETAELAELTKQAMTALRTASGAHGFNIGMNQGTVAGAGIAAHLHQHIVPRWGGDTNFMPVVGHTKVLPQLLADTRKMLADAWPTA
- a CDS encoding potassium channel family protein yields the protein MDDDSRMRRWQRWTDRPLAVASLVYLGAYAVHVLAPGLPGPVHDLLLSLSCAAWAFFVGDYVVRWRLSGERLPRFVRRHWLDTVVMVLPLLRPVRIVRTYELVERRHGHTQLPLQALVMLYAGMSSVLLGFAGALQVYQFEHTAPHASIRTFGDSVWWVCSTLSTVGYGDVVPVTPKGRIVAVVLMICGLALLGAVTGSFSSWLMQRFAGGSDREGPRGSDPRGP
- the thrS gene encoding threonine--tRNA ligase produces the protein MSDVRVIIQRDSEREERVVTTGTTAADLFAGERSIVAARVGGELKDLSHELSDGDEVEGVEISSEDGLNILRHSTAHVMAQAVQELFPEAKLGIGPPVKDGFYYDFDVEKPFHPDDLKAIEKKMQEIQKRGQRFSRRVVTDEEARAELADEPYKLELIGLKGSASSDDGADVEVGAGELSIYDNLDAKTGELCWKDLCRGPHLPSTRLIPAFKLMRNAAAYWRGSEKNPMLQRIYGTAWPSKDELKAHLDFLAEAEKRDHRKLGSELDLFSVPEQIGSGLAVFHPRGGIIRRVMEDYSRRRHEEEGYEFVYTPHATKGKLFETSGHLDWYADGMYPPMQLDEGVDYYLKPMNCPMHNLIFDARGRSYRELPLRLFEFGTVYRYEKSGVVHGLTRARGFTQDDAHIYCTREQMAEELDKTLTFVLGLLRDYGLTDFYLELSTKDPEKFVGSDEAWEEATETLRQVAEKQGLPLVPDPGGAAFYGPKISVQAKDAIGRTWQMSTIQLDFNLPERFNLEYTGPDGSKQRPVMIHRALFGSIERFFAVLLEHYAGAFPAWLAPVQAIGIPIGDGHIEYLEKFAAEAKKKGLRVEVDSSSDRMQKKIRNAQKQKVPFMVIAGDEDMSNNSVSFRYRDGSQENGIPFDEAIAKIAKVVEERVQV
- a CDS encoding DUF4365 domain-containing protein; protein product: MAIAQPERGGLLPDRSGALRGTLATTACMETLQVGYLHAVAAAAGCSLSQPFPDNGIDWHVSHSAPGHTVDDEVTIKVQLKCTYQIAPNPPGPSFSFTLDNDHLRKLARTPVSVHKILVVMLVPRSQDDWLRAGHDRLDLRHCCYWVNLAGHPVTGRHRTTVRIPTSRIFDDRALCEIMTRVGTGGRP